Proteins encoded in a region of the Marinobacter arenosus genome:
- the atpA gene encoding F0F1 ATP synthase subunit alpha: MQQLNPSEISDIIKKRIEKLDISSEAKNEGTILSVSDGIVLIHGLADVMYGEMIEFANGVFGMALNLERDSVGAVVLGDYEDLAEGQKVRCTGRILEVPVGPELMGRVVDGLGNPIDGKGELGTELTAPVEKVAPGVIARQSVDEPVQTGLKAIDTMVPVGRGQRELIIGDRQIGKTAVAIDAIINQKGTGIKCIYVAVGQKQSSIAAVVRKLEEHGAMDHTIVVAAGAADPAAMQFLAPYSGTSMGEYFRDRGEDALIVYDDLSKQAVAYRQISLLLRRPPGREAYPGDVFYLHSRLLERASRVNADYVEQLTNGEVKGKTGSLTALPIIETQAGDVSAFVPTNVISITDGQIFLETNLFNSGIRPAMNAGISVSRVGGSAQTKIMKKLGGNIRLALAQYRELAAFAQFASDLDEATRKQLEHGQRVTELMKQNQYSPMSVAEMGTVLFAANEGFLDDVDVDKVVKFEAQMLDWMRSEQKDLLDKINEKGDYNDEIAAGLKAALEKFKTTQSW, encoded by the coding sequence ATGCAGCAACTGAATCCATCCGAGATCAGTGACATCATCAAGAAGAGAATCGAGAAGCTCGATATCTCTTCCGAAGCAAAGAACGAAGGTACGATCCTGTCCGTTTCCGACGGTATCGTGCTGATCCACGGTCTCGCCGACGTTATGTACGGTGAGATGATTGAATTTGCCAACGGCGTCTTCGGCATGGCTCTGAACCTGGAGCGTGATTCCGTGGGTGCGGTTGTCCTGGGTGACTACGAAGACCTGGCAGAAGGCCAGAAGGTTCGTTGTACCGGTCGTATCCTGGAAGTTCCGGTTGGTCCGGAACTGATGGGTCGCGTGGTCGATGGTCTGGGTAACCCGATCGACGGCAAGGGCGAGTTGGGTACCGAGCTGACCGCACCGGTCGAAAAGGTTGCACCGGGCGTGATCGCTCGTCAATCCGTTGATGAGCCGGTTCAGACCGGTCTGAAAGCGATCGACACCATGGTTCCGGTTGGCCGCGGCCAGCGTGAGCTGATCATCGGTGACCGTCAGATTGGTAAGACCGCTGTCGCGATTGATGCGATCATCAATCAGAAAGGCACCGGCATCAAGTGTATCTACGTGGCCGTTGGTCAGAAGCAGTCTTCCATTGCTGCAGTAGTACGCAAGCTGGAAGAGCACGGTGCCATGGATCACACCATCGTGGTTGCCGCCGGCGCCGCCGATCCGGCCGCCATGCAGTTCCTGGCGCCGTACTCCGGTACCTCCATGGGCGAATACTTCCGTGACCGCGGTGAAGACGCGCTGATCGTATACGATGACCTGTCCAAGCAGGCCGTTGCTTACCGTCAGATCTCCCTGCTCCTGCGTCGTCCGCCGGGCCGTGAAGCTTACCCGGGTGACGTTTTCTACCTGCACTCGCGTCTGCTGGAGCGCGCCTCCCGCGTAAACGCCGACTACGTCGAGCAGCTGACCAACGGCGAAGTGAAAGGCAAGACCGGTTCCCTGACCGCACTGCCGATCATCGAGACTCAGGCTGGTGACGTATCCGCGTTCGTACCGACCAACGTAATCTCCATTACCGACGGTCAGATCTTTCTGGAAACCAACCTGTTCAACTCCGGTATTCGTCCGGCGATGAACGCCGGTATCTCCGTATCCCGGGTCGGTGGTTCTGCCCAGACCAAGATCATGAAGAAGCTCGGCGGTAACATCCGTCTGGCTCTGGCCCAGTATCGTGAACTGGCCGCTTTCGCCCAGTTTGCTTCCGATCTCGACGAAGCAACCCGTAAGCAGCTTGAGCACGGTCAGCGTGTAACGGAACTCATGAAGCAGAACCAGTACAGCCCGATGTCCGTGGCTGAAATGGGTACGGTTCTGTTTGCAGCCAACGAAGGCTTCCTGGACGACGTTGATGTCGACAAGGTTGTTAAGTTCGAAGCGCAGATGCTTGACTGGATGCGCTCCGAGCAGAAAGACCTCCTCGACAAGATCAACGAGAAAGGCGATTACAACGACGAAATCGCTGCCGGCCTTAAAGCTGCACTTGAGAAATTCAAGACCACTCAGAGCTGGTAA
- the glmU gene encoding bifunctional UDP-N-acetylglucosamine diphosphorylase/glucosamine-1-phosphate N-acetyltransferase GlmU — translation MSPLHVVILAAGQGSRMKSALPKVLHAVAGRPMLHHVIGTAKQLGAEKIHTVIGHGADQVRALTSEATVNWVVQSEQLGTGHAVAQVLPDLPDNARVLVLYGDVPLTRRETLEAMVAELDHETLGLLTVSLDDPNGYGRIVRDTAGNVLSIVEQKDATDDQRAIREVNTGILAVSANHLKAWLPALSNRNAQGEYYLTDIIAMAVDNNLSISVSQPADAFEVQGVNNRLQLSELERWYQRREAERLMTEGATLADPARIDVRGELTIGNDILIDVNVVFEGEVQLGSQVSIGPGCVIKDARIADGAQIKAHSIIEGATVGANAQIGPFARLRPGTELAAGAKVGNFVETKKAIVGEGSKINHLSYVGDATLGRNVNVGAGTITCNYDGVNKFQTVIGDGAFVGSNSSLVAPVNVAAGATIGAGSTITRDVAGNELAVARGRQRNISGWERPKKTD, via the coding sequence ATGAGCCCGTTACACGTTGTGATCCTGGCCGCGGGTCAGGGTTCAAGAATGAAGTCCGCCCTGCCCAAGGTTCTGCATGCGGTGGCGGGCAGGCCCATGCTGCACCATGTGATCGGGACTGCGAAGCAGCTCGGCGCGGAAAAGATTCACACCGTCATCGGTCATGGTGCCGACCAGGTTCGTGCTCTGACCTCGGAGGCAACCGTCAATTGGGTGGTCCAGAGCGAGCAACTGGGCACCGGCCATGCGGTTGCCCAGGTGCTCCCGGATCTGCCGGATAATGCGCGGGTCCTGGTGCTTTACGGCGATGTTCCGCTGACTCGCCGCGAAACCCTGGAGGCCATGGTTGCCGAGCTCGACCACGAGACCCTCGGCCTGCTGACGGTCTCGCTGGACGATCCCAATGGTTATGGGCGGATCGTGCGGGACACGGCGGGCAACGTCCTATCCATCGTCGAACAAAAGGACGCCACGGACGACCAGCGAGCGATCCGGGAGGTCAATACCGGTATCCTTGCGGTGTCCGCGAACCATCTGAAGGCCTGGCTGCCGGCCCTGTCGAACCGCAATGCCCAGGGTGAATACTACCTGACCGACATCATTGCCATGGCGGTGGACAATAACTTGTCGATCTCGGTGTCCCAGCCGGCTGACGCGTTCGAAGTCCAGGGCGTCAACAACCGGCTGCAGCTGTCTGAGCTCGAGCGCTGGTACCAGCGTCGCGAAGCCGAACGGCTGATGACCGAGGGCGCGACGCTGGCCGATCCGGCCCGTATTGATGTTCGGGGGGAGCTGACCATTGGCAACGACATCCTGATTGATGTCAACGTCGTGTTTGAGGGTGAGGTCCAGCTTGGCAGTCAGGTTTCCATTGGCCCCGGTTGCGTGATCAAGGACGCCCGCATTGCCGATGGCGCCCAGATCAAGGCCCACAGCATCATTGAAGGCGCTACCGTGGGTGCCAACGCGCAGATCGGTCCGTTTGCGCGTCTGCGCCCCGGCACCGAACTGGCGGCCGGTGCCAAGGTCGGCAACTTCGTGGAAACCAAGAAAGCCATCGTGGGCGAGGGCAGTAAGATCAACCACCTGAGCTATGTGGGAGACGCCACCCTGGGCCGTAATGTGAATGTTGGTGCAGGCACCATCACCTGCAACTATGATGGTGTTAACAAGTTCCAGACGGTGATCGGAGACGGAGCCTTTGTCGGTTCCAATTCCTCACTCGTCGCCCCGGTCAACGTCGCCGCGGGCGCCACCATCGGTGCCGGCTCGACCATTACCCGGGATGTTGCGGGCAACGAACTGGCTGTGGCCCGGGGCCGCCAGCGTAATATTTCCGGCTGGGAACGGCCGAAGAAAACTGATTGA
- the atpG gene encoding F0F1 ATP synthase subunit gamma has product MAVGKEIRNQISSIKSTQKITSAMEMVAASKMRKAQERMQATRPYAEKMRQVIGHIAKANAQYKHPFMVDREVKRVGYIVVSTDRGLCGGLNINLFKALVRDMKAWKEKGVESDLCAIGQKGASFFRSYGGNVVAALTHLGDSPSSEQLIGNVKVMLDAFSEGKIDRLYVVSNEFVNTMTQSPTVEQLLPLPESEDEEEIKNQWDYLYEPDARQILDGLLPRFIESQVYQGVVENLACEQAARMIAMKSATDNAGDIIDELQLAYNKARQAAITQEISEIVSGAASV; this is encoded by the coding sequence ATGGCCGTCGGCAAAGAAATACGTAACCAGATTTCAAGCATCAAGAGCACGCAGAAAATCACCAGCGCCATGGAAATGGTGGCGGCGAGTAAGATGCGCAAGGCTCAGGAGCGCATGCAGGCGACTCGTCCGTATGCCGAGAAGATGCGTCAGGTGATCGGGCACATTGCCAAGGCGAATGCTCAGTACAAGCACCCGTTCATGGTCGACCGCGAGGTTAAGCGCGTGGGCTATATCGTGGTGTCGACTGATCGTGGCCTCTGCGGTGGTCTGAACATCAACCTGTTCAAAGCGCTTGTCCGTGACATGAAAGCGTGGAAAGAGAAAGGAGTGGAATCCGATCTGTGCGCCATCGGGCAGAAAGGAGCGTCCTTTTTCCGGAGCTACGGCGGTAACGTCGTTGCGGCGCTGACCCATCTGGGTGACAGCCCGAGCTCTGAACAACTCATCGGCAACGTCAAGGTTATGCTGGATGCGTTCTCGGAAGGCAAAATCGACCGTCTGTATGTGGTCAGCAACGAGTTCGTCAATACCATGACCCAGAGCCCGACGGTAGAGCAGCTTCTGCCCCTGCCCGAGAGCGAAGACGAAGAAGAGATCAAGAACCAGTGGGATTATCTCTACGAGCCCGATGCCAGGCAGATCCTCGATGGCCTTCTGCCACGTTTTATTGAATCCCAGGTGTACCAGGGTGTGGTAGAGAATCTGGCATGTGAACAGGCAGCCCGGATGATCGCCATGAAGAGCGCAACTGATAACGCCGGTGACATCATCGACGAACTTCAGCTGGCTTATAATAAGGCGCGTCAGGCAGCCATCACCCAAGAGATTTCGGAGATTGTGAGCGGCGCGGCTTCGGTCTGA
- a CDS encoding F0F1 ATP synthase subunit epsilon: MGITVHCDVVSAETKIYSGLIEMLIAAGSEGDLGIAPGHTPLLTQLKPGPIRIIKQGGEEDILYVSGGYLEVQPNLVTLLADTAVRAKDVDEAAALEAQKEAEKALANKTGEFEYSRAAAELAEAVAQLRTIQQLRNKMR; encoded by the coding sequence ATGGGTATAACCGTGCATTGTGATGTGGTAAGTGCCGAAACAAAGATCTATTCCGGATTGATTGAAATGCTGATCGCTGCGGGCTCTGAAGGTGACCTGGGTATTGCCCCGGGTCACACCCCGCTGCTGACCCAGCTCAAGCCGGGTCCCATTCGGATCATCAAGCAGGGCGGTGAAGAAGACATTCTTTACGTGTCCGGCGGGTATCTGGAGGTCCAGCCCAATCTGGTAACTTTGCTGGCTGATACTGCGGTTCGTGCCAAGGATGTGGACGAAGCCGCGGCTCTCGAGGCGCAGAAAGAAGCCGAGAAAGCACTTGCCAACAAGACCGGTGAATTCGAGTACTCCCGTGCCGCTGCAGAACTGGCCGAGGCTGTCGCACAGCTTCGTACCATCCAGCAGCTGCGTAACAAGATGCGCTAA
- a CDS encoding F0F1 ATP synthase subunit I, protein MTQTTPSGIRRPPIARWFVIESVVLVFVSLAFLLFRGQVSGYSALLGGLIFLLPHGYFALKAFRYSGARSAKKIMSSFYQGEAGKLILCAIFFTMVFKWIQPLDIAALFLTFAIMLVTNWLTPLLAGSNTQQS, encoded by the coding sequence ATGACGCAGACGACTCCGAGCGGTATACGCCGCCCGCCTATCGCACGATGGTTTGTCATAGAAAGTGTGGTACTGGTCTTCGTCAGCCTGGCGTTTTTACTGTTTCGGGGCCAGGTTTCCGGTTATTCAGCGCTATTGGGCGGTCTTATTTTCCTTCTGCCCCACGGTTATTTTGCGCTCAAGGCATTCCGCTACTCCGGCGCGCGGTCTGCCAAAAAGATCATGAGTTCTTTTTACCAGGGTGAGGCCGGCAAGCTCATCCTGTGCGCCATCTTTTTCACGATGGTGTTCAAATGGATTCAGCCGCTTGATATAGCGGCACTTTTTCTAACATTTGCGATCATGCTGGTCACCAACTGGTTGACACCGCTACTGGCGGGCAGCAATACGCAGCAAAGCTAA
- the glmS gene encoding glutamine--fructose-6-phosphate transaminase (isomerizing), which yields MCGIVGAVSERDVQGILLEGLRRLEYRGYDSAGMAVVDGGTVVQRAREVGKVASLSDAIDANPLTGHVGIAHTRWATHGEPSQINAHPHMSGDRLAIVHNGIIENYQDLREELKGDGFDFTSQTDTEVVAHLIEKYYRDLNNLYGAVKAAIARLRGAYALAVVHSDEPDHLVVCREGSPLVIGVGIGENFIASDQLALLPVTDRFMFLEEGDIADIHKHRVIIHDREGTPVERKITRFEHGTDSADKGEYRHFMLKEIYEQPKVIKATMEGRITDSRVLEQALGTEAANLLEDVKHVQIIACGTSYHAGMVARYWIEELAGVPCSVEVASEFRYRKHVIQRDTLFLCISQSGETADTLAALRQAKQAGFRAALAICNVPGSSLVRESDLVMMTQAGPEIGVASTKAFTTQLTALLIFTLALARHNGLEEQREAEIVKAIHQLPGQVDQVLALDGDIAEMSKAFMDKNHSLFLGRGSQFPVALEGALKLKEISYIHAEAYPAGELKHGPLALVDSEMPVVTVAPNNDLVEKLKSNLEEVRARGGELFVFADQAADVRAEDNIHVMQLPSVHEITAPIVYTVPLQLLSYHVAVLKGTDVDQPRNLAKSVTVE from the coding sequence ATGTGTGGGATTGTAGGTGCGGTTTCGGAACGGGACGTTCAGGGCATTCTTCTCGAGGGTCTCCGCCGTCTGGAGTACCGGGGCTACGACTCCGCCGGTATGGCGGTGGTCGATGGCGGAACCGTGGTGCAGCGCGCCCGGGAAGTGGGCAAGGTTGCCTCCCTGAGCGACGCCATCGACGCAAACCCCCTGACCGGGCATGTGGGCATTGCCCACACCCGCTGGGCCACCCACGGTGAGCCGTCCCAGATCAATGCCCACCCCCACATGTCCGGCGACCGTCTGGCCATCGTTCACAACGGCATCATCGAGAACTATCAGGACCTGCGCGAGGAATTGAAGGGCGACGGCTTTGACTTCACCTCCCAGACCGATACCGAAGTGGTCGCCCACCTGATCGAGAAGTACTACCGCGATCTGAACAACCTGTACGGGGCGGTCAAAGCGGCCATCGCCCGCCTGCGCGGGGCCTATGCCCTGGCGGTGGTGCATTCCGACGAACCGGACCACCTGGTGGTCTGCCGGGAAGGCAGTCCCCTGGTCATCGGCGTCGGGATTGGCGAAAACTTCATTGCGTCCGACCAGCTCGCCCTGCTGCCGGTCACGGACCGGTTCATGTTTCTGGAAGAGGGTGATATCGCCGATATCCACAAGCACCGAGTAATTATCCACGACCGCGAGGGCACCCCGGTCGAACGCAAGATCACCCGTTTCGAACACGGCACGGACTCTGCCGACAAAGGCGAATACCGCCATTTCATGTTGAAGGAGATCTACGAGCAGCCGAAAGTGATCAAGGCCACCATGGAAGGCCGGATCACCGATAGTCGTGTACTCGAACAGGCGCTTGGCACCGAGGCGGCCAACCTGCTGGAAGACGTCAAACATGTGCAGATCATCGCCTGCGGCACTAGCTATCACGCGGGTATGGTGGCCCGCTACTGGATCGAGGAGCTCGCCGGTGTGCCCTGCTCCGTTGAGGTGGCGTCCGAGTTCCGGTATCGCAAACACGTGATCCAGCGGGACACCCTGTTCCTGTGCATTTCCCAGTCCGGGGAGACCGCCGATACCCTGGCCGCCCTGCGTCAGGCGAAACAGGCGGGCTTCCGGGCCGCACTCGCGATCTGCAACGTGCCGGGCAGTTCCCTGGTGCGGGAATCCGATCTGGTCATGATGACCCAGGCGGGCCCGGAGATTGGCGTGGCGTCCACCAAGGCCTTTACGACCCAGCTCACGGCGCTGCTGATTTTCACCCTGGCCCTGGCCCGTCACAACGGCCTCGAGGAGCAGCGCGAAGCCGAGATCGTGAAAGCGATTCACCAGCTGCCGGGTCAGGTTGACCAGGTACTGGCCCTCGATGGGGACATTGCCGAGATGTCCAAGGCCTTCATGGACAAGAATCACAGCCTGTTCCTGGGCCGGGGTTCGCAGTTCCCGGTGGCACTGGAAGGCGCCCTGAAGCTCAAGGAAATTTCCTACATCCACGCGGAAGCCTACCCGGCGGGTGAGCTCAAGCACGGGCCGCTGGCGCTGGTGGACAGTGAAATGCCGGTGGTTACCGTGGCGCCCAACAACGATCTGGTGGAAAAGCTCAAATCCAACCTCGAGGAAGTGCGTGCCCGGGGCGGTGAGCTTTTCGTGTTTGCCGACCAGGCTGCGGACGTTCGGGCCGAAGATAACATTCACGTCATGCAGTTGCCGTCGGTGCACGAAATCACCGCGCCCATCGTGTACACCGTTCCGCTCCAGTTGCTCTCATACCACGTGGCCGTTCTCAAGGGCACGGACGTGGACCAGC
- a CDS encoding F0F1 ATP synthase subunit delta encodes MAELRTLARPYAKAAFKAAQEHEQLADWSQVLTVAGQVTANEDIRQLLANPGLEESKKAELILEVAEEGVNDQIRNFFAVLAENRRLTLLPEIAALFNTYRADLERTVDIEVTAAFELTDEQQQKLAQALSTKLERKVSVAASMDKSLIGGAIIRTGDLVIDASVRGKLTKLADTLGS; translated from the coding sequence ATGGCAGAACTGAGAACGCTGGCCCGTCCCTACGCAAAAGCAGCATTCAAGGCCGCCCAGGAGCATGAGCAACTGGCTGATTGGTCCCAGGTGCTGACGGTTGCCGGACAGGTCACCGCGAACGAAGACATTCGACAGCTTCTCGCGAATCCGGGTCTGGAAGAGTCGAAGAAAGCCGAGCTGATCCTCGAGGTCGCCGAAGAAGGCGTCAACGATCAGATTCGTAATTTCTTCGCTGTACTGGCGGAAAACCGCCGGCTGACTCTCCTTCCTGAGATTGCAGCGCTCTTCAACACGTACCGGGCTGATCTGGAGCGCACTGTTGATATCGAAGTTACCGCAGCCTTCGAGCTGACGGACGAACAGCAACAGAAGCTCGCCCAGGCACTCTCGACCAAACTCGAGCGGAAAGTGTCAGTCGCAGCGTCAATGGACAAGTCTCTGATTGGCGGTGCAATTATTCGTACCGGTGATCTGGTCATCGACGCATCTGTACGCGGAAAGCTGACCAAGCTGGCCGACACTCTGGGCTCCTGA
- the atpD gene encoding F0F1 ATP synthase subunit beta: MSSGQIVQIIGAVIDVEFPRDSVPNIYDALLLEGGETTLEVQQQLGDGIVRTIAMGSTEGLKRGLKAENTGKAISVPVGTQTLGRIMDVLGRPIDEAGEIGEEERWAIHRKAPGYADQSASADLLETGIKVIDLICPFAKGGKVGLFGGAGVGKTVNMMELINNIAKEHSGLSVFAGVGERTREGNDFYYEMKESNVLDKVAMVYGQMNEPPGNRLRVALTGLTMAEKFRDEGRDVLLFVDNIYRYTLAGTEVSALLGRMPSAVGYQPTLAQEMGELQERITSTKTGSITSIQAVYVPADDLTDPSPATTFSHLDATVVLSRDIASKGIYPAIDPLDSTSRQLDPLVIGDEHYEVARGVQTNLQRYKELKDIIAILGMDELSEEDKLTVARARKIERFLSQPFHVAEVFTGAPGKYVSLKETISSFKGILNGDYDDMPEQAFYMVGTIEEAVEKAKEMKSKAEK, from the coding sequence ATGAGTAGCGGACAAATCGTTCAGATCATTGGCGCGGTTATCGACGTGGAATTTCCACGTGACTCCGTACCCAACATATATGACGCACTGCTGCTTGAAGGTGGCGAAACAACTCTGGAAGTCCAGCAGCAGCTGGGTGACGGCATTGTTCGTACCATCGCAATGGGCAGCACCGAAGGCCTGAAGCGTGGCCTGAAAGCAGAAAACACTGGCAAGGCAATCTCGGTACCGGTTGGTACCCAGACCCTGGGCCGTATCATGGACGTTCTGGGTCGCCCCATCGACGAAGCCGGCGAGATCGGCGAAGAAGAGCGTTGGGCGATTCACCGCAAGGCCCCGGGCTATGCAGACCAGTCGGCCTCTGCCGACCTGCTGGAAACCGGTATCAAGGTTATCGACCTGATCTGCCCGTTCGCCAAGGGTGGTAAGGTTGGCCTGTTCGGCGGTGCCGGCGTGGGCAAGACCGTAAACATGATGGAGCTGATCAACAACATCGCGAAAGAGCACTCCGGTCTTTCTGTATTCGCGGGTGTTGGTGAGCGGACCCGGGAAGGTAACGACTTCTATTACGAAATGAAGGAGTCCAACGTTCTCGATAAGGTTGCCATGGTTTACGGCCAGATGAACGAGCCTCCCGGAAACCGTCTGCGTGTGGCCCTGACCGGTCTCACCATGGCCGAGAAGTTCCGTGACGAAGGCCGTGACGTACTGCTGTTCGTCGATAACATCTACCGTTACACCCTGGCCGGTACCGAGGTATCCGCACTGCTCGGCCGTATGCCGTCTGCGGTAGGTTACCAGCCGACCCTGGCCCAGGAGATGGGTGAGCTGCAGGAGCGGATCACGTCTACCAAGACCGGCTCCATCACGTCTATCCAGGCGGTCTACGTACCGGCGGATGACCTGACTGATCCGTCACCGGCGACCACCTTCTCCCACCTCGACGCGACCGTGGTACTGAGCCGTGACATCGCCTCCAAGGGTATCTACCCGGCGATTGATCCGCTTGACTCCACCTCTCGTCAGCTGGATCCGCTGGTGATCGGTGACGAGCATTACGAAGTGGCCCGTGGCGTGCAGACCAACCTGCAGCGCTACAAGGAACTGAAAGACATCATCGCCATCCTGGGTATGGACGAACTGTCAGAAGAAGACAAGCTGACCGTCGCCCGTGCTCGTAAGATCGAGCGTTTTCTGTCCCAGCCGTTCCACGTTGCTGAAGTATTCACCGGCGCGCCCGGTAAGTACGTTTCCCTGAAGGAGACCATCAGCAGCTTTAAGGGCATCCTCAACGGTGACTATGACGATATGCCCGAGCAGGCGTTCTACATGGTTGGTACCATTGAGGAAGCGGTCGAGAAAGCGAAGGAAATGAAGAGCAAGGCCGAGAAGTAA
- a CDS encoding F0F1 ATP synthase subunit B translates to MNINLTMIGQAIAFFIFVVFCMKYVWPPIMAALQERQKKIADGLAASDRAARDLELAQEKSAQELREAKQQAAGLIEEANKRAAAIVEASKDDARKEGQKLIEQAKAEIEQERNQARDALRAEVAAIAVAGAEKILEASVDASKHNEMLEKLAAEL, encoded by the coding sequence GTGAACATTAATTTGACGATGATTGGTCAAGCCATCGCGTTCTTTATCTTTGTCGTCTTCTGCATGAAATATGTGTGGCCACCTATCATGGCCGCACTGCAGGAGCGTCAAAAGAAGATCGCTGACGGACTGGCTGCCTCAGACCGCGCGGCGCGCGATCTGGAACTGGCTCAGGAAAAGTCAGCTCAGGAACTGCGTGAAGCCAAACAGCAAGCTGCGGGTCTCATCGAAGAGGCCAACAAGCGTGCGGCCGCCATTGTGGAAGCATCGAAAGATGACGCCCGCAAGGAAGGCCAGAAGCTGATTGAGCAGGCCAAGGCCGAAATTGAACAGGAACGGAACCAGGCCCGTGACGCCCTGCGTGCAGAAGTTGCCGCAATCGCTGTCGCTGGTGCTGAGAAAATCCTGGAAGCCTCTGTCGATGCCTCCAAGCACAACGAGATGTTGGAAAAACTGGCGGCAGAACTTTAA
- the atpB gene encoding F0F1 ATP synthase subunit A — protein sequence MAGSASEYIQHHLQNLTYGKLPAGYERADGTVVDEATWTLAHTAQEASDMGFWAVHVDSLGWAVGLGVLFLFLFRMAAKRATSDQPGGLQNFVEVMVEFVDNSVKETFHGKNKVIAPLALTIFCWIFLMNLMDLVPVDFLPQLFHLAGAEYMKVVPTTDVNVTLGMSLSVFFLIIYYSLKVKGVGGFLGELTLHPFSSDNLVLKILLVPVNLLLEGVSLIAKPISLALRLFGNLYAGELIFILIALLPLWAQWTLSVPWAIFHILVITLQAFIFMMLTIVYLSMAHEDSH from the coding sequence ATGGCAGGAAGTGCATCCGAATATATCCAGCATCACCTCCAGAACCTCACCTACGGTAAGCTGCCGGCAGGCTATGAGCGTGCCGACGGAACCGTAGTGGATGAAGCCACCTGGACACTGGCTCACACGGCGCAGGAAGCGTCGGACATGGGCTTCTGGGCGGTACACGTGGACTCGTTGGGCTGGGCGGTCGGTCTCGGCGTCCTGTTCCTGTTCCTGTTCCGCATGGCGGCCAAGCGCGCGACCTCTGACCAACCGGGTGGTCTGCAGAACTTTGTCGAAGTGATGGTCGAGTTCGTTGACAACAGCGTCAAGGAAACCTTCCACGGCAAGAACAAGGTCATTGCCCCGCTGGCACTGACCATTTTCTGCTGGATCTTCCTGATGAACCTGATGGACCTGGTGCCGGTGGACTTCCTGCCGCAGCTGTTCCATCTGGCTGGCGCCGAGTACATGAAGGTGGTACCGACCACCGACGTGAACGTTACGCTGGGTATGTCGCTGTCGGTGTTCTTCCTGATCATTTACTACAGCCTGAAGGTCAAAGGCGTTGGGGGCTTCCTGGGCGAGCTGACCCTGCACCCGTTCTCGTCTGACAACCTGGTTCTGAAGATTCTTCTGGTTCCGGTCAACCTGCTGCTGGAGGGCGTCAGCCTGATCGCCAAGCCGATCTCACTGGCCCTGCGTCTGTTCGGTAACCTGTACGCCGGCGAGCTGATCTTCATCCTGATTGCGCTGCTGCCCCTGTGGGCTCAGTGGACGCTGTCTGTGCCCTGGGCGATTTTCCACATTCTGGTCATCACCCTGCAGGCATTCATCTTTATGATGTTGACGATCGTGTACTTGAGCATGGCTCACGAAGACAGTCACTGA
- the atpE gene encoding F0F1 ATP synthase subunit C — translation METVVGMTAIAVALLIGLGALGTAIGFGILGGKFLEGAARQPEMTPMLQVKMFIVAGLLDAVTMIGVGIALFFTFANPFVGQIAG, via the coding sequence ATGGAAACTGTAGTTGGAATGACCGCGATTGCCGTTGCACTGTTGATTGGCCTGGGTGCCCTGGGTACTGCGATTGGCTTTGGTATCCTCGGTGGCAAGTTCCTGGAAGGCGCTGCGCGTCAGCCGGAAATGACCCCGATGCTGCAGGTTAAGATGTTCATCGTTGCTGGTCTGCTGGACGCCGTAACCATGATCGGTGTTGGTATCGCACTGTTCTTCACCTTCGCCAACCCGTTCGTCGGCCAGATCGCCGGTTAA